In Halapricum desulfuricans, a single window of DNA contains:
- a CDS encoding geranylgeranylglyceryl/heptaprenylglyceryl phosphate synthase: MTGLENIARGVERYSTLARIAGRSLLDVDTNPVPNSWTHITKIDPEDEKKVPLLFPLYLQHTSALEVGGSRDVTGQNTEETLELVADRPVPAFQEPSGPKQVTTDTHSKAEFLAIPEVLNGDVEALIGQLGSGVEYIESDLAPEMIAEKLPISPGETIEDRLAAFATSWLLKEAVFEAYIIMNPDSAAARESNVTEADLLDPRTAKQRAMAAERHLGSELIYLEYSGTFGGEQAEAILEAVDDGRRWSRLWYGGGLDSRENARTVLDAGADAVVVGNVFHEIADEEADICERAVEELDVDATREEILEWLEDDVDIADSSAASYLSTIVDVPNPEGRAREYLVTTVRTWLAVQDVVADLDEKGVASIPEIRELFRSTELPGRSDVTAVLDEESFLTDVLVALAAPRYGLEADGPPVEHLSLKMA; encoded by the coding sequence ATGACGGGGCTCGAAAACATCGCACGGGGCGTCGAGCGGTACTCGACGCTCGCACGGATCGCCGGTCGATCGCTGCTGGACGTGGACACGAACCCGGTTCCGAACTCGTGGACCCACATCACCAAGATCGATCCGGAAGACGAGAAGAAGGTACCGCTGTTGTTCCCGCTGTATCTCCAGCACACGAGCGCGCTGGAGGTCGGCGGCTCGCGGGATGTGACCGGCCAGAACACCGAGGAGACGCTCGAACTCGTCGCCGACCGACCAGTGCCGGCCTTTCAGGAGCCGAGCGGTCCCAAACAGGTCACGACCGACACCCACTCGAAGGCGGAGTTTCTGGCCATCCCCGAAGTGCTCAACGGCGACGTCGAGGCGCTGATCGGCCAGTTGGGGTCAGGCGTCGAGTACATCGAGTCCGACCTCGCGCCGGAGATGATCGCCGAGAAGCTTCCCATCTCGCCCGGCGAGACCATCGAGGATCGGCTCGCGGCGTTCGCGACGTCCTGGCTGCTCAAGGAGGCGGTCTTCGAGGCGTACATCATCATGAACCCGGACAGCGCGGCCGCCCGCGAGAGCAACGTCACTGAGGCCGACCTGCTTGATCCGCGGACGGCCAAACAGCGCGCGATGGCCGCCGAGCGCCACCTCGGGAGCGAACTCATCTATCTCGAGTACTCGGGAACGTTCGGCGGCGAGCAAGCCGAGGCGATCCTCGAAGCCGTCGACGATGGCCGCCGGTGGTCGCGGCTGTGGTACGGCGGCGGCCTCGACAGCCGCGAGAACGCGCGGACTGTCCTCGACGCCGGTGCGGACGCCGTCGTCGTCGGCAACGTCTTCCACGAGATCGCCGACGAGGAGGCCGACATCTGCGAGCGAGCCGTCGAGGAACTCGACGTCGACGCGACCCGCGAGGAGATTCTGGAGTGGCTCGAAGACGACGTCGACATTGCCGACAGCAGCGCGGCCAGCTACCTCTCGACGATCGTCGACGTCCCTAACCCCGAGGGCCGCGCCCGGGAGTACCTCGTCACGACCGTCCGGACCTGGCTCGCGGTCCAGGACGTGGTCGCGGACCTCGACGAGAAGGGCGTCGCCTCGATCCCGGAGATCCGAGAGCTGTTCCGCTCGACGGAGTTGCCCGGCCGGTCGGACGTGACGGCCGTGCTCGACGAGGAGTCGTTCCTGACGGACGTGCTCGTCGCGCTGGCCGCCCCGCGATACGGGCTTGAGGCCGACGGCCCGCCGGTCGAGCACCTGAGCCTCAAGATGGCGTGA
- a CDS encoding DUF420 domain-containing protein, with protein MAVLTALRRRVRSHTLGVAAAITAVGYALVMNAFEGFVPLFPSIGEPTVRLLSNVIVVINAATLTALLAGVYYIRQRRIERHRAAMVTAVALELGFLVLYLWKVGGGGELYIQASGLFRTAYLLILAVHLICSALSVPLVIYAVLLGLTRTPTELADTAHARVGRVAVGVWSVSLALGIVTSAMLRIAGSELETVGAIVVPL; from the coding sequence ATGGCTGTCCTGACAGCGCTCCGCCGGAGAGTCCGATCGCACACGCTCGGGGTCGCCGCGGCGATCACGGCGGTCGGCTACGCTCTCGTCATGAACGCCTTCGAGGGGTTCGTCCCGCTGTTTCCCTCGATCGGCGAACCGACTGTCCGACTGCTCAGCAACGTCATCGTGGTGATCAACGCCGCGACCCTGACCGCGCTGCTCGCGGGCGTCTACTACATCCGCCAGCGCCGGATCGAGCGCCACCGGGCCGCGATGGTGACGGCCGTCGCCCTGGAGCTGGGGTTTCTGGTGCTGTACCTCTGGAAAGTCGGCGGCGGCGGCGAGCTGTACATCCAGGCGAGCGGCCTGTTCCGGACGGCGTACCTGCTGATCCTCGCCGTCCATCTGATCTGCTCGGCGCTTTCGGTCCCGCTCGTGATATACGCCGTCCTGCTGGGACTAACCCGCACGCCGACGGAACTCGCGGACACCGCACACGCACGCGTCGGCCGCGTCGCCGTCGGGGTCTGGTCGGTCAGCCTCGCGCTCGGGATCGTCACCAGCGCCATGCTCCGGATCGCCGGCTCGGAACTGGAGACGGTGGGCGCGATCGTCGTCCCGCTGTAA
- a CDS encoding O-methyltransferase encodes MANPIPDSIEQFARVVGPDGDEVLAEMDAYADREGFPTVGPAVGGWLELLARMVGAERVFEFGSGYGYSAYWFCRALPDDGEIVLTEIDEDELELAREYLDRGDFGASAHFELGDAIETINSYDGPFDVVLIDNEKHRYREAFEAVRERVAPGGVVVADNAVAGSTIDHEDVRRLLEGESINATGPTEGIADYLSAVRADPDFQTTLLPVGEGVAVSYRTA; translated from the coding sequence ATGGCTAATCCGATCCCCGATAGCATCGAACAGTTCGCACGCGTCGTCGGCCCGGACGGCGACGAGGTACTCGCCGAGATGGACGCGTACGCCGACCGCGAGGGCTTTCCGACGGTCGGCCCCGCCGTCGGCGGGTGGCTCGAACTGCTCGCGCGCATGGTCGGGGCCGAACGGGTCTTCGAGTTCGGGTCGGGGTACGGCTACTCCGCCTACTGGTTCTGTCGGGCGCTTCCCGACGACGGCGAGATCGTCCTCACCGAGATCGACGAGGACGAACTCGAACTGGCACGCGAGTACCTCGACCGCGGGGACTTCGGGGCGAGTGCGCACTTCGAGTTGGGCGATGCGATCGAAACGATCAACTCATACGACGGCCCCTTCGATGTGGTGTTGATCGACAACGAGAAACACCGATACAGAGAGGCCTTCGAAGCCGTCCGAGAGAGGGTCGCTCCCGGCGGGGTCGTCGTGGCGGACAACGCCGTCGCCGGGAGCACGATCGACCACGAGGATGTCCGACGACTGCTCGAGGGCGAGTCCATCAACGCGACCGGTCCGACCGAGGGAATCGCCGACTACCTGTCGGCCGTCCGGGCAGATCCCGACTTCCAGACGACGCTGTTGCCCGTCGGTGAGGGCGTCGCAGTGAGCTACCGGACTGCCTGA
- a CDS encoding sodium-dependent transporter, whose amino-acid sequence MSNSSAGRETWATRIGFILAAVGSAVGLGNIWRFPFQVGQNGGAAFVIMYLAFVVLIGFPAMMVEFVVGRKTGLNAVGGIREFAGGRWKYLGGLFVFIGFVILSYYSVVGGWVLRYVLGSATGRYMAQGPGEYFGQISVGMDALLAHAVFMLLVIGIVALGVKRGIEIAVKIMVPAIIAIFAVLAVYAFTLSGAGEAYSYYLSPDLGYLLDNWQSIVPAAAGQGFFTLSLGMGVMITYASYLSEDENLAIDGGTVVVFNTGISILTGLIVFPILFTAGVDPAAPGPGAIFVSVAEALGDLQFGRLIGVLFFTTVAIAALSSAISLIEVVVSYAIDEFGIARERATVFIGTAIFLLGAPVTIDIVMVDLYDIFAAQILLVLGGILLVTAVAWIYADKAIDELGKGVKSFSGLDKVWLWIVRIPVLVVLLVSLYLGIDGFIEFLQGDFAEFLNSL is encoded by the coding sequence ATGAGTAATTCAAGCGCAGGACGCGAAACGTGGGCGACACGCATCGGATTCATCCTCGCGGCGGTCGGAAGCGCCGTGGGGCTCGGCAACATCTGGCGGTTTCCGTTCCAGGTCGGTCAGAATGGCGGTGCAGCGTTCGTCATCATGTATCTCGCGTTCGTCGTGCTCATCGGGTTCCCGGCGATGATGGTCGAGTTCGTCGTCGGGCGCAAGACGGGACTGAACGCCGTCGGTGGAATCCGGGAGTTCGCTGGCGGCCGGTGGAAATATCTCGGTGGACTGTTCGTGTTCATCGGGTTCGTGATCCTCTCGTATTACAGCGTCGTCGGTGGCTGGGTCCTCCGGTACGTCCTCGGGAGCGCGACGGGCCGCTACATGGCACAGGGTCCGGGCGAATACTTCGGTCAGATCTCGGTCGGGATGGACGCGTTGCTGGCCCACGCGGTGTTCATGCTGCTCGTTATCGGCATCGTCGCGCTCGGCGTCAAGCGTGGGATCGAAATCGCCGTGAAGATCATGGTCCCCGCGATCATCGCCATCTTCGCCGTCCTCGCGGTCTATGCGTTCACCCTTTCGGGAGCCGGCGAGGCCTACAGTTACTATCTCTCTCCTGACCTGGGATACCTCCTCGACAACTGGCAGAGTATCGTCCCGGCCGCGGCCGGGCAGGGCTTCTTCACGCTCTCGCTCGGGATGGGCGTGATGATCACCTACGCCTCGTATCTCTCCGAGGACGAGAACCTCGCGATCGACGGCGGGACAGTCGTCGTGTTCAATACTGGGATCTCGATTCTAACTGGACTGATCGTCTTCCCGATCCTCTTTACGGCCGGTGTCGATCCGGCGGCTCCTGGTCCAGGCGCGATCTTCGTGAGCGTCGCCGAGGCACTCGGTGACCTCCAGTTCGGCCGTCTCATTGGGGTCCTGTTTTTCACTACGGTTGCTATCGCTGCACTCTCCTCGGCGATCAGCCTGATTGAGGTCGTCGTCTCCTACGCGATCGACGAGTTCGGGATCGCTCGTGAACGGGCGACGGTTTTCATCGGGACCGCGATCTTCCTCCTTGGCGCGCCCGTCACGATCGATATCGTCATGGTCGACCTGTACGATATCTTCGCCGCTCAGATCCTGCTGGTACTGGGTGGTATCCTGCTCGTTACCGCAGTCGCCTGGATCTATGCTGACAAGGCGATTGACGAACTCGGTAAAGGTGTCAAATCGTTCTCCGGCCTCGACAAAGTCTGGCTGTGGATCGTCCGGATCCCGGTCCTCGTCGTGCTGCTCGTCTCGTTGTACCTGGGCATCGACGGCTTCATTGAGTTCTTACAGGGCGACTTCGCCGAGTTCCTGAACTCGCTGTAA
- the ilvD gene encoding dihydroxy-acid dehydratase: MSDDHLTSEKDASLRSAEVTEGVDRAPHRSLFRAAGLSDEEIHNPHIGIANSWNEIVPGHVHLDELAEYVKEGVREAGGTPLEFNTIAVDDGIAMGHEGMRSSLPSREVIADSVELMANAHQFDGIVALASCDKIVPGMLMAIARLDIPAIVVTGGHMEAGEHDGDPVDLVDVFEGVSQHAEGEMDDDELYQLECTACPGEGSCAGMFTANTMACVTETLGLSWTECATYGATDDRKRDIAYESGKRILDLVERDVRPSAFLTRESFENAVTVDLALGGSTNTMLHLPAIAQEAGLDLTLTDFEEIAERTPHLAHMSPAGPWRMEHLRDDGGLPALYHRIDDLLHLDTPTVDGRTIGGRMADRQPGGRVIRDRDDPVHEEGGLAVLRGNLAPEGSVVKAGAMEPSMRQFEGSARVYESQRAMLDAYDAGEIEQGDVVVIRYEGPKGGPGMPEMLEPTSKISGSPALSGEVALLTDGRFSGGTRGAAIGHISPEAAAGGPIALVEDGDTIRIDVDAGELTLDVSPDGLRARAADWEPPAIDANGVIERFAALATSAATGGVLEAPELAAPEIRLEESSSRTATGDD, encoded by the coding sequence ATGTCGGACGACCACCTGACTTCGGAGAAAGACGCGTCCCTCCGGAGCGCGGAAGTGACCGAAGGCGTCGACCGTGCGCCACACCGGTCGCTGTTTCGCGCCGCGGGGCTGAGCGACGAAGAGATCCACAACCCACACATCGGGATCGCCAACTCCTGGAACGAGATCGTGCCCGGCCACGTCCACCTCGACGAGTTGGCCGAGTACGTCAAGGAGGGCGTCCGCGAGGCCGGCGGGACGCCACTGGAGTTCAACACGATCGCCGTCGATGACGGGATCGCGATGGGTCACGAGGGGATGCGGTCCTCGCTGCCCTCCAGAGAGGTGATCGCCGATTCCGTCGAGCTGATGGCCAACGCCCACCAGTTCGACGGGATCGTCGCGCTCGCGTCCTGCGACAAGATCGTCCCCGGAATGCTGATGGCGATCGCCCGGCTGGACATCCCGGCGATCGTCGTCACCGGCGGCCACATGGAGGCCGGCGAGCACGACGGCGATCCCGTCGATCTGGTCGACGTCTTCGAGGGCGTCAGCCAGCACGCCGAGGGGGAGATGGACGACGACGAGCTCTACCAGCTCGAGTGTACGGCCTGTCCCGGCGAGGGGTCCTGTGCGGGGATGTTCACCGCGAACACGATGGCCTGCGTCACGGAGACGCTCGGGCTGTCTTGGACCGAGTGCGCGACCTACGGGGCGACCGACGATCGAAAGCGCGACATCGCCTACGAGAGCGGCAAGCGGATCCTCGATCTCGTCGAGAGAGACGTCCGCCCCTCGGCGTTTCTCACGCGCGAGAGCTTCGAGAACGCCGTCACCGTCGATCTCGCGCTCGGCGGATCGACCAACACGATGCTCCACCTGCCGGCGATCGCACAGGAGGCCGGACTTGACCTGACGCTGACCGACTTCGAGGAGATCGCCGAACGGACCCCCCATCTCGCGCATATGAGTCCTGCCGGTCCCTGGCGGATGGAGCACCTGCGCGACGACGGTGGCCTCCCCGCGCTGTACCACCGGATCGACGACCTGCTCCATCTCGACACGCCGACGGTCGACGGCCGGACGATCGGCGGTCGGATGGCCGATCGCCAGCCCGGCGGGCGAGTCATCCGCGACCGGGACGATCCCGTCCACGAGGAGGGAGGACTCGCAGTCCTCCGTGGGAACCTCGCACCGGAGGGATCGGTCGTCAAGGCCGGCGCGATGGAGCCCTCGATGCGCCAGTTCGAGGGCTCCGCCAGGGTCTACGAGTCCCAGCGCGCGATGCTCGACGCCTACGACGCGGGCGAGATCGAGCAGGGCGACGTGGTCGTGATCCGCTACGAGGGGCCGAAAGGCGGGCCGGGCATGCCCGAGATGCTCGAGCCGACCTCGAAGATCAGCGGCTCGCCCGCGCTCTCGGGCGAGGTTGCCCTGCTGACTGACGGCCGCTTCTCCGGTGGCACCCGCGGCGCGGCGATCGGGCATATCAGTCCGGAGGCGGCCGCGGGCGGGCCGATCGCGCTGGTCGAGGACGGCGACACGATCCGGATCGACGTCGATGCGGGCGAGTTGACGCTCGACGTTTCCCCGGACGGACTACGGGCTCGCGCAGCCGACTGGGAGCCGCCGGCGATCGACGCGAATGGCGTCATCGAGCGGTTCGCCGCGCTTGCGACCAGCGCCGCGACCGGCGGCGTCCTCGAAGCGCCGGAGCTGGCCGCCCCGGAGATTCGACTCGAGGAGTCGTCCAGTCGCACCGCGACAGGCGACGACTGA
- a CDS encoding DUF7554 family protein — MDADDLLKIVLALVVVWLLLEIVGEFLNILAWLLGPFQPLLALVIVVLIVLWLLDRL, encoded by the coding sequence ATGGACGCAGACGACCTCCTGAAAATCGTCCTCGCGCTCGTCGTCGTATGGCTCCTCCTGGAAATCGTCGGCGAGTTCCTCAACATCCTCGCCTGGTTGCTCGGGCCGTTTCAGCCGCTGCTCGCCCTGGTGATCGTCGTGTTGATCGTCCTGTGGCTGCTCGATCGCCTGTAG
- a CDS encoding 2'-5' RNA ligase family protein translates to MYSLNVPPPSAVTRLASDLARDVPRARARQRGEHTLVCKRLGDGDGARLAARAREALSGVAPFELRVSGIDLFETPSSGPGPVIYLDVESPGLQRLHERLCAAFDPVAGIEADGYTPHVTIARGGELTSARRLARREIDPIRWTADRLSVWDSHRSVPVREFSLPL, encoded by the coding sequence GTGTACAGTCTGAACGTCCCGCCGCCGTCGGCAGTGACGCGACTGGCAAGCGACCTCGCACGGGACGTACCGCGTGCGCGTGCCCGTCAGCGGGGCGAGCACACGCTGGTCTGCAAGCGACTCGGCGACGGCGACGGGGCTCGGCTGGCCGCGCGTGCCCGCGAAGCGCTCTCCGGTGTCGCGCCGTTCGAACTCCGGGTATCGGGAATCGATCTGTTCGAGACGCCGTCGTCCGGTCCCGGCCCCGTCATCTACCTCGACGTCGAGAGCCCGGGACTGCAGCGGCTCCACGAACGACTCTGTGCGGCCTTCGATCCCGTCGCGGGGATCGAGGCCGACGGGTACACGCCACACGTGACGATCGCCCGCGGGGGTGAACTGACGAGCGCACGCCGGCTCGCACGCCGGGAGATCGACCCGATCCGGTGGACTGCCGATCGACTCTCAGTCTGGGACAGTCATCGGTCGGTGCCAGTCAGGGAGTTTTCGCTCCCGCTGTGA
- a CDS encoding CBS domain-containing protein, translated as MPRFRIGSAFGIPIQLDLTFLIVLPLFAWIIGVQVGETAAVLNDVWGAGLPIEPLEGDVIRWVLGLAAATGLFVGVVLHELGHSLVAIRYGYPISSITLWLFGGIAQLDEMPEDWRHELLIALAGPIVSVALGVLSYLAFLAVPASSSVALASGKFLLGYLALMNVALAVFNMLPGFPMDGGRVLRALLARTRGYARATKIAAEVGKVFAILLGLFGLFGPGSLFLVAIAFFIYLGASGEAQQTMMKAAFEGFEVRDIMTTADRVQTVDAGDSVAELVEQMFRERHTGYPVEHNDEIVGLVTLEDARAVRDIEREAYRVEEIMTTDLETIGPTASAMEAMERLQRNNIGRLLVYDDGEFVGLLTRSDLLTALNIIKEGGSVGRRPVPSEPTDESLSAERDRL; from the coding sequence ATGCCACGTTTCCGGATCGGCAGCGCGTTCGGGATCCCGATTCAGCTGGATCTGACCTTTCTGATCGTCCTGCCGCTTTTCGCCTGGATCATCGGCGTGCAGGTCGGCGAGACAGCCGCCGTGTTGAACGACGTGTGGGGTGCCGGATTGCCGATCGAACCCCTCGAAGGAGACGTGATTCGGTGGGTCCTCGGTCTGGCGGCCGCGACGGGGCTTTTCGTCGGTGTCGTCCTGCACGAACTCGGCCACTCGCTGGTCGCGATCCGGTACGGCTATCCGATCTCCTCGATCACGCTGTGGCTGTTCGGCGGCATCGCACAGCTCGACGAGATGCCCGAAGACTGGCGTCACGAACTCCTCATCGCGCTCGCCGGCCCCATTGTCAGCGTCGCGCTCGGCGTCCTCTCCTATCTGGCGTTTCTGGCGGTGCCCGCAAGCAGCAGTGTCGCGCTGGCTTCCGGGAAGTTCCTGCTGGGCTATCTCGCGCTGATGAACGTCGCGCTGGCCGTGTTCAACATGCTTCCCGGCTTTCCGATGGACGGCGGACGAGTCCTGCGCGCGCTGCTCGCGCGCACTCGCGGCTACGCCCGGGCGACGAAGATCGCCGCGGAGGTCGGCAAGGTGTTCGCGATCCTGCTGGGGCTGTTCGGGCTGTTCGGCCCGGGGAGCCTGTTCCTGGTCGCGATCGCCTTCTTCATCTATCTCGGTGCCTCGGGCGAGGCCCAGCAGACGATGATGAAAGCTGCCTTCGAAGGGTTCGAGGTCCGCGATATCATGACGACGGCCGATCGCGTCCAGACCGTCGACGCCGGGGACAGCGTCGCCGAGCTGGTCGAGCAGATGTTCCGCGAGCGACACACCGGCTATCCGGTCGAACACAACGACGAGATCGTCGGGCTGGTCACGCTCGAAGACGCCCGCGCAGTGCGGGATATCGAACGCGAAGCCTACCGCGTTGAGGAGATCATGACGACCGATCTGGAGACCATCGGGCCGACCGCCAGCGCCATGGAGGCGATGGAGCGCCTCCAGCGAAACAACATCGGGCGGTTGCTCGTCTACGACGACGGGGAGTTCGTCGGGTTGCTCACCCGTTCGGACCTGCTGACGGCCCTCAACATCATCAAGGAAGGCGGTAGCGTCGGCCGCCGGCCCGTCCCGTCCGAACCGACCGACGAGTCGTTGTCGGCCGAGCGAGACCGGCTTTGA
- a CDS encoding acetate uptake transporter family protein, producing MSETDAIDPNGERWADPSALGLAPLVGINLAFAGDFLGWWGSGAAPLIAVVGFVGGLLQLLTGVLSLKRGDAAGGTLMGTFGMLFMWGPGFMLVANEIGLAGGLNPFFGTWSLFLGALLGMWSLALLQKPWFEFLIGPLGFLALGSAGMHDLGLLPAVIPGIGFLALLGWGAYMLAHALAAASGLSIPLGRPAMELFVGRSEDVAPTQASRSD from the coding sequence ATGTCAGAAACAGACGCGATCGATCCAAACGGCGAGCGCTGGGCCGACCCGAGCGCGCTTGGGCTGGCTCCGCTGGTGGGTATCAACCTCGCGTTCGCGGGGGACTTCCTGGGCTGGTGGGGATCGGGTGCGGCCCCGCTGATCGCGGTCGTCGGGTTCGTCGGCGGCCTGCTCCAGTTGCTGACCGGCGTGCTGTCGCTCAAGCGCGGCGACGCCGCCGGCGGGACGCTGATGGGAACGTTCGGGATGTTGTTCATGTGGGGTCCCGGCTTCATGCTCGTCGCGAACGAGATCGGACTCGCGGGCGGGCTGAATCCCTTCTTCGGGACGTGGTCGCTGTTCCTGGGCGCGCTGCTCGGGATGTGGTCGCTGGCGCTGTTGCAGAAGCCGTGGTTCGAGTTCCTGATCGGGCCGCTGGGCTTTCTCGCGCTCGGGTCGGCCGGGATGCACGACCTTGGACTGCTCCCGGCCGTGATCCCCGGCATCGGCTTCCTCGCGCTGCTGGGCTGGGGGGCGTACATGCTGGCGCACGCGCTGGCCGCGGCGAGCGGGCTGTCGATCCCGCTGGGCCGGCCGGCGATGGAACTGTTCGTCGGTCGTTCGGAAGACGTCGCGCCGACGCAGGCCTCACGGAGCGATTGA
- a CDS encoding TrmB family transcriptional regulator produces the protein METSTLTTVLEDAGLSPYQADAYVTILELGSASATDIAEKSDVPDPRIYDVLRDLEKHGYIETYEQDSLHARAYSPESVLDDLRKRADRFEQAADEIEDRWEAPTMDTHTVSFVKRMDTVLDKAETKIREAENQVQVAADREQYERLRPALEAAHDNGVHIKLALCLEDDEALPSEDALNDVATQVRYRSIPMPFIALVDRTSTCFAPHVLSANRYGVIVEDRTHAYVFHWFFMAGLWESTEPLLEDGDDSLPRSYVNIRQCIRDIWPLLEDGATVSVTVEGIEVESGSTVSFEGEIVDVTYPSLEAAGTDAPFLYLGGQATITIETDAETVEVGGWGAVIEDYEATRIVLEEIVSE, from the coding sequence ATGGAAACCTCGACGCTGACGACAGTACTTGAGGACGCCGGTCTCTCCCCGTATCAGGCCGACGCGTACGTGACGATCCTCGAGCTCGGTTCGGCGTCAGCGACCGACATCGCCGAGAAAAGCGACGTTCCCGATCCACGGATCTACGACGTCCTCCGGGACCTCGAAAAACACGGGTACATCGAGACCTACGAGCAGGACAGTCTCCACGCCAGGGCGTACAGTCCCGAATCAGTGCTCGATGATCTCCGCAAGCGTGCGGACCGGTTCGAGCAGGCGGCCGATGAGATCGAAGACCGGTGGGAAGCACCGACGATGGACACACACACGGTGAGTTTCGTCAAGCGGATGGACACGGTACTGGACAAAGCCGAGACGAAAATCAGAGAGGCGGAAAACCAGGTCCAGGTCGCCGCCGACCGCGAGCAGTACGAGCGTCTCCGTCCGGCGCTCGAGGCGGCCCACGACAACGGCGTCCACATCAAGCTCGCGCTGTGTCTCGAAGACGACGAGGCACTCCCTTCGGAGGACGCGTTGAACGACGTCGCAACGCAGGTGCGATACCGGTCGATCCCGATGCCGTTCATCGCGCTCGTCGATCGGACCTCGACGTGCTTTGCCCCGCACGTCCTCTCCGCAAATCGCTACGGGGTCATCGTGGAGGACCGGACCCACGCGTACGTCTTCCACTGGTTTTTCATGGCCGGACTCTGGGAGTCGACGGAACCGCTGCTCGAGGACGGCGACGACTCGCTCCCGCGGTCGTACGTCAACATCCGCCAGTGTATCCGGGACATCTGGCCGCTGCTCGAGGACGGCGCGACGGTGTCGGTCACTGTCGAGGGCATCGAAGTCGAATCCGGATCGACCGTCTCCTTCGAGGGCGAAATCGTCGACGTCACGTACCCGAGTCTGGAAGCCGCGGGGACAGACGCCCCCTTCCTCTATCTGGGCGGTCAGGCCACGATCACGATCGAAACTGACGCGGAAACCGTCGAAGTCGGCGGCTGGGGTGCCGTCATCGAGGACTACGAGGCGACCCGGATCGTCCTCGAAGAGATCGTCTCCGAGTGA
- a CDS encoding aldo/keto reductase: MDSDVVPYTTLGSTGLEVSRLALGCMNFGSEAEWMIDDRERSFEIIDRAIDLGINVLDTANVYSTGESEEIVGEAIASHRRDELVIATKVFGEMHDGPNGQGLSRKHIIDQAHASLDRLGVDYIDLYQIHRWDENTPIEETLSALTHLVDEGIVRYIGASTMAGWQFSKALYTADIEGYERFVSMQPEYNAVDRHEEANLLPICAEEDIGVIPWSPLAGGFLTGKYERDADPDEDLRAATDEYTRNRFTEENWDVLEEIRAIAEERDATPAQVSLAWLLEQDVVTAPIIGPRRIDHLEENVAAVDLELTDEEVRRIAEPKFPQWPQPEKDR, encoded by the coding sequence ATGGACAGTGACGTGGTACCATATACGACACTCGGATCGACGGGACTGGAAGTGTCCCGGCTGGCTCTCGGGTGTATGAACTTCGGGAGCGAGGCCGAGTGGATGATCGACGACCGCGAGCGGAGTTTCGAGATCATCGACCGGGCGATCGACCTGGGGATCAACGTTTTGGACACGGCGAACGTTTACTCGACAGGTGAGAGCGAGGAAATCGTCGGCGAGGCCATCGCCAGCCATCGCCGAGACGAGCTGGTGATCGCGACGAAGGTCTTCGGGGAGATGCACGACGGTCCCAACGGACAAGGGCTCTCGCGCAAGCACATCATCGATCAGGCCCACGCCAGTCTGGACCGGCTCGGCGTCGATTACATCGACCTCTATCAGATCCACCGCTGGGACGAGAACACGCCGATCGAGGAGACGCTATCGGCGCTGACCCACCTCGTCGACGAGGGGATCGTCCGGTATATCGGTGCCTCGACGATGGCCGGCTGGCAGTTCTCGAAGGCGCTGTACACTGCCGACATCGAGGGCTACGAACGGTTCGTCTCGATGCAGCCGGAGTACAACGCCGTCGATCGACACGAGGAAGCGAACCTGCTTCCGATCTGTGCCGAGGAGGACATCGGCGTGATCCCGTGGTCGCCGCTGGCCGGCGGTTTTCTCACCGGCAAGTACGAGCGCGACGCCGACCCGGACGAAGACCTGCGGGCGGCGACCGACGAATACACCCGCAACCGGTTCACCGAGGAGAACTGGGACGTGCTGGAGGAGATCCGGGCGATCGCCGAGGAGAGAGACGCGACGCCGGCGCAGGTCAGCCTGGCGTGGCTGCTCGAACAGGACGTGGTCACCGCGCCGATCATCGGGCCCCGACGGATCGACCATCTCGAGGAGAACGTCGCCGCCGTCGATCTCGAGTTGACCGACGAAGAGGTACGGCGGATCGCCGAACCGAAGTTCCCGCAGTGGCCACAACCTGAAAAAGACCGATGA